The Neofelis nebulosa isolate mNeoNeb1 chromosome X, mNeoNeb1.pri, whole genome shotgun sequence genome has a segment encoding these proteins:
- the NAP1L2 gene encoding nucleosome assembly protein 1-like 2, producing MMEGPGEQLERSEDVAAGPGNDKVQGEEAAAGPGEEGEKGEDAAARSGEGGVKDEDTDEDSDTDRPKGLIGYLLDTDFVESLPLKVKYRVLALKKLQTRVANLESKFLREFHGIERKFAEMYQPLLEKRRQIINAIYEPTKEECEYKSDSEDYDDEMYDEEEMDGNEEGLVHEYMDEDDGCEGDYYDYAVEEDDDDDDDEDTDDDIEATGEENKEEQDPKGIPNFWLTVLKNVDTLTPLIKKYDEPILKLLTDIKVKLSDPGEPLSFTLEFHFKPNEYFKNELLTKTYVLKSRLAYYDPHPYRGTAIEYCIGCEIDWNEGKNVTLKTIRKKQKHRIWGTIRTVTEDFPKDSFFNFFTPHGINSNGKDGNDDFLLGHNLRTYIIPRSVLFFSGDALESQQEGVVREVNDAIYDKIIYDNWMAAIEEVKACCKNLEGIVEDVDR from the coding sequence ATGATGGAGGGACCCGGGGAACAACTGGAGCGCAGTGAAGATGTCGCAGCTGGGCCTGGAAATGATAAAGTGCAGGGTGAGGAAGCCGCCGCAGGGcctggggaagaaggggagaaaggtGAAGATGCTGCTGCTAGGTCCGGGGAAGGCGGGGTAAAAGATGAAGATACTGATGAGGATTCAGACACAGACCGTCCAAAAGGACTTATTGGTTATCTTTTAGATACAGACTTTGTTGAAAGTCTGCCTTTGAAAGTTAAGTACCGTGTGTTAGCCCTCAAAAAACTTCAAACTAGAGTGGCCAATCTGGAATCCAAATTTCTGAGGGAATTTCATGGCATTGAAAGGAAGTTTGCTGAAATGTATCAACCGTTATTGGAAAAAAGACGTCAGATCATAAATGCAATCTATGAACCTACAAAAGAGGAATGTGAATATAAGTCAGACTCTGAGGACTATGATGATGAGATGTATGATGAGGAAGAAATGGATGGTAATGAGGAGGGTCTGGTACATGAGTATATGGATGAGGATGATGGTTGTGAAGGAGATTATTATGATTATGCTGTCgaggaggatgatgatgatgacgatgacgaGGATACTGATGACGACATCGAGGCTACCggagaagagaataaagaagaaCAGGATCCTAAAGGAATTCCTAATTTTTGGCTGACTgtattaaaaaatgttgacacaCTCACTCCTTTGATTAAGAAATATGATGAGCCTATTCTGAAGCTCCTGACAGATATTAAAGTGAAACTTTCAGATCCTGGCGAGCCTCTCAGTTTCACGCTAGAATTTCACTTCAAGCCCaatgaatatttcaaaaatgagCTGTTAACAAAGACTTATGTGCTGAAGTCAAGGCTGGCGTATTATGATCCCCATCCCTATAGGGGAACTGCAATTGAGTATTGCATAGGCTGTGAGATAGATTGGAATGAAGGTAAGAATGTCACTTTGAAAACCATCAGGAAGAAGCAGAAACACCGGATCTGGGGGACAATCCGAACTGTAACTGAAGATTTTCCCAAGGATtcgttcttcaatttctttactcCTCATGGAATCAACTCAAATGGAAAGGATGGAAATGATGATTTTTTACTTGGTCACAATTTACGTACTTACATAATACCAAGATCAGTGTTGTTTTTCTCAGGTGATGCACTTGAATCTCAGCAGGAGGGGGTAGTTAGGGAAGTTAATGATGCAATTTATGACAAAATTATTTATGATAATTGGATGGCTGCAATTGAGGAGGTTAAAGCTTGTTGCAAAAATCTTGAGGGAATAGTAGAAGATGTTGATCGCTAA